TGCAATTACCATATGTTCAACTTCGTTATCACGAATCCATTTACTTCCGACAAAAACGTTGGAACCTAATTTCTTAAGAGAATTAGGTAGGTTTACTGTTTCCAGATTCGCACATCCGCGAAATACATTGGATCCGATTTCCTTTACGCCCTCAGGGATATCTATATCAATTAATGCCCTACAGGAATAGAAGGCATAGGAATTAATGACTTTGATATTCTCTGGAATCTCAATCTCTTTAAGAGAAGTACAGCCGTAGAAGAGACTTTCCGGGAGCTCTTCCAGAGAATCGGACAAGGTTACTTCCTTTAAATTTACACATTCGGAAAATGCATTGTTACCTATCATTTCAACAGAATCCGGAATTGCCAGTTCATAAAGCTGATAACATTGACGAAAAGCATAACTACCTATATATTTTAAGGTTGCGGGTAGGTTGACGGATTGAAGGCTGTTGCAATTACCAAATGCGTTCTGTCCTATATATGTTGCCTGATCGGATATTGTAATTTTACTGAGACGTTCGCAAGCATAAAACAAGTTATCTGAGATTTTCTTAATCTTTTCAGGAAGGTTCATTTCAGTCAGCTTATTACAATTATAAAACACACCATTCCCTAATTCTTTCAGATTATCCGGCAGGGTGAGCGAGGTTAAAGAAGTACAGTCGCAGAAAGCAAAATCCCCTATGTACGTAATTGTATCAGGTAGAGTAATCGACTTTAATTTCTTGCAGCCATTAAAGGTATTACTCTCAATACTTTTTATATTCTTTGGTAGATTGATACTCGTTAAAGAGCTGCAATATGAGAATGCATTAGCATCAATTTGAGTAATGCTTTCAGGTAAAGTGATACTTTTCAGTGCTTTACAATATTCAAAGGTTCCCTGCTCAATTAAGGTAATACCTTCTGGTATCTTGATACTCTTAAGTTTTCTACAGGATGAAAAGGCATAACTATTAATTTGCTTCACAGTACTCGGAAGCGTGATGGAAGTTAAACTTTCGCAGTATTGAAAGGTAGAGGGTTGAATGGTAGTAATACCCTCAGGAATTGTTATCTTAGTAAGACTGCGACAATACTGAAATGCCTGCTTCCCTAGTGTTGTGAGTCCTTTCGGAAGATTGATTGTTTTTAGACTGTAACAATCAATAAATGCTCTTCTTGCAATATAATATAGTTTACTATCGGATGGAATGCTCACCGTCTTAAGTTTTCCACAATAAGCAAAGGCTTCAATACTGATAAACTTTACTGACTTGGGTAATGTAATCTTTGTTATTTTCCCACAGTTAGCAAAAGCACGCTCACCGATATAGCTTAATTTTGAAGGCAGCGTTACATTCGTCAGCTTATAGCAGTCATAGAACGCTTCGTAAGGAATTCTGGTTATGCTGTCTGGTAAACTAATATTCTTTAACGCAGAGCAATTTGAAAAAGCTTCTTCTCCAATAACTTTTACATTAGATGGTAAAATAATGGTTGTAACCGTATTGTTTCCATAAAATGCGCGTTTTCCTATCTCAGTGACTGTATTTGGAACAGTTACGCTCTTTGCAGATCCAGTATAAGTGACTAATACGCCATCCTTAATAACAAAATCACTGGAAACTGCCGCATTCGTCCTTGGCGTGTATGTTAACAAACACAATACTAGCAGGAAAAGGAGACCAGCTCCATATCTTATTTTTCTACTCATAAATCCCTCCATTCTGCCACGTCGGCCTATGCCAGTCTTTACATTTAGACTACGTACTTATTTTATTATGCATTTCGATTTCCTACAAGTGGAAAATAATATTAATTCTTCAATTACAGGAGTACAGTTCCATCTCCAGTCTGTATGAATGGTATTTTGACAGGATTAACAAGTGACAGGCAGGAGATGGCTAGGACATTAGTTATGAAAATAATATAATTAAAATAAAATATACTTTATAATAAAATATACCTTGACAGGCGAGGTATATTGTGATATTTTGTATCTAGGTTGGTAATATATGCTATATTATAATACTAAATCATGATACAGATAAGAAAGGAGCTGATAAATTGTCAATTGCATCAGATTTAATTCGTGGTCATACTGACACCATTATTTTAGCTCATTTAAATGTGAGTGACAGTTATGGCTATGAGATTAACAAAACAATACAGACGAAAACAAAAGGTCGTTATGAGTTAAAGGAAGCTACTCTATACTCGGCATTCCGACGACTGGAAGAGGGCGGACTTATTCTCTCCTATTGGGGAGATGAAGCCACTGGAGCGCGAAGAAGATACTATAAAATCACTGAAGCGGGAAAGGAAACCTATCAGCGATTAAAGGAAGATTGGAAGAGTGCGAAGGAAATGATAGATAAATTAATTGAATCGGAGGTTGATAAGAATGAATGATAAGCTTCGCAGGTATATCGATAATCTATTCATCGATGTACCACAGACAAAAAGTATGATTGAGCTGAAAGAGGAGATGCTACAGAACCTAATAGAAAAGTATCAGGACTTAATTGCAGAAGGGAAGAGTGAAGAGGCAGCTTATAATATTGCGATTGCAGGTATTGGTGATATTAGTTCTTTGATAAAGGATATGGATTGTCAGAGAGTGTCCAACGTGAATATAGAGGCAGCCAGACAGAAGGCGGCATTACTTACTTCTGTTTCCGTAATGTTGTATATTCTATCCATTGTTCCACTTTTAGTTTCACTTCGGTCCGGTCATCTGTTTTACGGATTAGTTGGGGTAGTAGTCATGATAACATTAGCTACCGGAGTTATTATCTATAATGGGATGACAAAACCCAGGTTAAATAGTGGAGATCAAACTATGGTTGAAGAATTTAGAGAATGGCAGTCAGAGAAATTTGAACGAGGCAAGGCAAGAATATCCATTTCATTTGCTGTGTGGAGCATTCTGGTAGTTATTTATCTCATAGTTAGTTTTCTTACCTTTGCATGGTATATTACATGGATTGTCTTTATTATTGGAGTAGCAATTGAGGCACTTATTAACGTGTATTTTATTTGGAAGAAATGAGGTCAAAATGAGGCAATATAGATCTATTCAAATAGTATGCTGGTTTATCATAGCGGTAGTTTTCTTAGGCCTGGCAATATGGTTTTTCATGGGTCTGGGTACAAAAAGCGGATTCCATTATGGTGGTATTCAGATTCTGCATGGACCCTATGAAGAGGTTGGAAGATATCAAGTTGATATTACTGATATAGATAGTCTGGATGTAGCGTGGGAAGCAGGAGGAATTAAAATTACTCCTTATGATGGAAGAGATATTGAATTA
The nucleotide sequence above comes from Variimorphobacter saccharofermentans. Encoded proteins:
- a CDS encoding leucine-rich repeat domain-containing protein is translated as MSRKIRYGAGLLFLLVLCLLTYTPRTNAAVSSDFVIKDGVLVTYTGSAKSVTVPNTVTEIGKRAFYGNNTVTTIILPSNVKVIGEEAFSNCSALKNISLPDSITRIPYEAFYDCYKLTNVTLPSKLSYIGERAFANCGKITKITLPKSVKFISIEAFAYCGKLKTVSIPSDSKLYYIARRAFIDCYSLKTINLPKGLTTLGKQAFQYCRSLTKITIPEGITTIQPSTFQYCESLTSITLPSTVKQINSYAFSSCRKLKSIKIPEGITLIEQGTFEYCKALKSITLPESITQIDANAFSYCSSLTSINLPKNIKSIESNTFNGCKKLKSITLPDTITYIGDFAFCDCTSLTSLTLPDNLKELGNGVFYNCNKLTEMNLPEKIKKISDNLFYACERLSKITISDQATYIGQNAFGNCNSLQSVNLPATLKYIGSYAFRQCYQLYELAIPDSVEMIGNNAFSECVNLKEVTLSDSLEELPESLFYGCTSLKEIEIPENIKVINSYAFYSCRALIDIDIPEGVKEIGSNVFRGCANLETVNLPNSLKKLGSNVFVGSKWIRDNEVEHMVIANNGFLVKYTGKDSELVIPDQVVYIAPSVFSNNGTLTKVTIPDSVTVISKNAFSFCSRLNEVILSEGLESIENGAFNGCTRLSKVKLPGSLQSIGNSAFNNCNLNTLTLPDSVSFVDRNAFSNNANLTEVWVSSGLNEIPAYTFGYCSNLTKIHIPSTVSKIDKNAFYSWDITGKRTIYCQQGSDAYQFALKYGFRIEEE
- a CDS encoding PadR family transcriptional regulator → MSIASDLIRGHTDTIILAHLNVSDSYGYEINKTIQTKTKGRYELKEATLYSAFRRLEEGGLILSYWGDEATGARRRYYKITEAGKETYQRLKEDWKSAKEMIDKLIESEVDKNE
- a CDS encoding permease prefix domain 1-containing protein, producing MNDKLRRYIDNLFIDVPQTKSMIELKEEMLQNLIEKYQDLIAEGKSEEAAYNIAIAGIGDISSLIKDMDCQRVSNVNIEAARQKAALLTSVSVMLYILSIVPLLVSLRSGHLFYGLVGVVVMITLATGVIIYNGMTKPRLNSGDQTMVEEFREWQSEKFERGKARISISFAVWSILVVIYLIVSFLTFAWYITWIVFIIGVAIEALINVYFIWKK